One region of Niallia sp. Man26 genomic DNA includes:
- a CDS encoding isochorismatase family cysteine hydrolase: MKALINIDYTFDFIEGALPCGESGMKIESTISAITKQFIEEGHFTVFAIDLHTEKDQYHPETKLFPPHNIKGTKGRNLYGSLKEVYEKNKELEHVYWMDKTRYSAFAGTDLELKLNERNIKDVHLVGVCTDICVLHTAVDCYNKGFNLFIHENATASFNEPGHIWAIDHFKSTLGAVIL; the protein is encoded by the coding sequence GTGAAAGCACTAATAAATATAGATTATACTTTCGATTTTATTGAGGGAGCTCTGCCTTGCGGAGAATCTGGAATGAAAATAGAAAGCACTATTTCTGCTATTACCAAACAATTTATTGAAGAAGGTCATTTTACTGTTTTTGCTATTGATTTACATACGGAAAAGGATCAATATCATCCTGAGACAAAGCTGTTTCCGCCTCATAACATTAAAGGAACAAAAGGCAGAAACCTTTATGGTTCATTAAAGGAAGTGTATGAGAAAAACAAGGAACTGGAGCATGTATACTGGATGGACAAAACTAGATATAGTGCCTTTGCCGGTACTGATCTTGAATTAAAGCTGAATGAAAGAAACATAAAGGACGTGCATTTAGTAGGTGTCTGTACAGATATTTGTGTACTTCATACAGCTGTAGATTGTTACAATAAAGGATTCAACCTTTTCATTCATGAGAATGCGACCGCATCCTTTAATGAACCAGGTCATATTTGGGCCATTGATCATTTTAAAAGCACATTAGGTGCAGTCATTTTGTAA
- the nadE gene encoding ammonia-dependent NAD(+) synthetase: protein MSIQNQIIAELNVKPEIDAKEEIRLRINFLKEYLKKTKAKGFVLGISGGQDSSLAGRLAQLSVEELRSEGYDATFVAVRLPYGVQADEDDANKALKFIAADKELEFNVRGPVDEFKRVYDEMADTPLADYHKGNIKARARMIAQYAIGGQLNLLVIGTDHAAEAVTGFFTKYGDGGADVLPLTGLTKRQGKQLLKELGAEERIYLKVPTADLLDEKPGQADETELGISYDQLDDYLEGKEVPQEAAEKIEARYLITEHKRQVPASMFDDWWKK, encoded by the coding sequence ATGAGCATACAAAATCAAATTATCGCTGAACTAAACGTGAAACCTGAAATTGATGCTAAAGAAGAAATAAGACTGCGCATTAACTTTCTGAAAGAATACTTGAAAAAGACAAAAGCAAAAGGATTTGTATTAGGAATAAGCGGGGGCCAGGATTCATCTCTTGCAGGCAGATTGGCTCAGCTTTCTGTGGAAGAGCTTCGCAGTGAAGGTTATGATGCTACATTTGTTGCAGTAAGATTGCCATATGGTGTGCAAGCAGATGAAGACGACGCTAACAAAGCACTGAAGTTTATTGCAGCAGATAAAGAGCTTGAATTCAATGTTCGTGGTCCTGTTGACGAATTTAAGAGAGTTTATGATGAAATGGCCGATACTCCACTAGCTGATTATCATAAAGGAAATATCAAGGCTAGAGCGAGAATGATTGCGCAGTATGCAATTGGCGGTCAGTTAAATTTACTAGTAATTGGTACAGATCATGCTGCAGAGGCAGTTACAGGCTTCTTCACAAAATATGGAGATGGCGGAGCAGATGTACTGCCGTTAACTGGTCTTACAAAGCGCCAAGGGAAACAGCTGTTAAAGGAACTTGGAGCAGAAGAAAGAATTTACTTAAAAGTACCGACTGCTGACTTGCTTGATGAGAAACCAGGTCAAGCAGATGAAACAGAGCTTGGAATTTCTTATGATCAGTTGGATGACTACTTAGAAGGTAAGGAAGTCCCACAAGAAGCAGCTGAAAAAATTGAAGCTCGTTACTTAATTACAGAACATAAACGACAAGTGCCTGCATCTATGTTTGATGATTGGTGGAAGAAATAA
- the pflA gene encoding pyruvate formate-lyase-activating protein: protein MQGNIHSIETFGTVDGPGIRYVLFMQGCLLRCQFCHNADTWEMNVGKEVEVKEIIDDLTAYLPFIHASGGGITVSGGEPLLQLPFLIELFKECKKIGIHTAIDTSGGCYSTAPHFQEQLLELFSFTDLILLDLKHINRKKHIKLTGMGNDHILAFATFLSEKQIPVWIRHVLVPTINDSREDLSMLGDFIATLSNIEKVEILPYHKLGVYKWESLGLEYPLKGIEPPSEASVQFAYNMLTGSQINN, encoded by the coding sequence ATGCAAGGCAATATCCATTCCATTGAAACATTTGGAACCGTTGATGGACCAGGCATACGATATGTATTATTTATGCAAGGCTGTTTGTTGCGCTGCCAATTTTGCCACAATGCAGATACTTGGGAAATGAATGTTGGCAAAGAAGTTGAAGTAAAGGAAATCATCGACGATTTAACAGCCTACCTCCCTTTTATTCATGCATCAGGAGGAGGAATAACAGTAAGCGGAGGTGAACCGCTGCTGCAGCTCCCCTTTCTAATCGAACTGTTTAAAGAATGTAAAAAAATAGGTATTCATACAGCAATTGACACATCAGGAGGCTGCTATTCAACAGCACCTCATTTTCAAGAACAGCTACTAGAGCTATTTTCCTTTACAGATTTAATTTTACTAGATTTAAAGCATATCAACCGTAAAAAACATATTAAATTAACAGGAATGGGAAATGACCATATCCTTGCCTTTGCTACCTTTCTGTCTGAAAAACAGATACCTGTTTGGATACGGCATGTTCTCGTACCAACTATTAATGACAGTCGAGAAGACTTGAGTATGCTTGGAGATTTTATTGCGACATTGTCTAATATCGAAAAAGTTGAAATCCTTCCTTACCATAAACTAGGTGTTTATAAATGGGAATCGCTTGGTCTAGAATACCCATTAAAAGGAATTGAACCTCCAAGTGAAGCCTCTGTCCAGTTCGCATATAACATGCTTACAGGCTCTCAAATAAATAATTAA
- the odhB gene encoding 2-oxoglutarate dehydrogenase complex dihydrolipoyllysine-residue succinyltransferase — protein sequence MGEIKIPELAESITEGTVAQWLKKTGEYVEKGDYIVELETDKVNVEIISEESGILQELKANEGDTVQVGETIAIVSENAAPSSKPAEGPAAVIETEATKEAPPVKEQPQVKPEAKGYPIASPSARKLAREKGIDLNQVSSIDPLGRLRAHDVIEHDRKKDQPVQKAPIEKEAPQQAKQAADPGKPTERVRMTRRRQTIASRLVEVQQNTAMLTTFNEVDMTNIMNLRKKRKDQFQKENDVKLGFMSFFTKAVVACLKKSPLLNAEIQGDEIVLKKFYDIGIAVSTDEGLVVPVLRDADRKNFAEIESDILTFADKARNNKLSLSDLQGGTFTITNGGVFGSLLSTPILNGPQVGILGMHKIQMRPVAIDNERMENRPMMYLALSYDHRIIDGKEAVTFLARVKQLLEDPESLLFEA from the coding sequence ATGGGTGAGATTAAAATACCAGAACTAGCAGAATCAATCACAGAAGGAACCGTGGCACAGTGGCTTAAGAAAACAGGTGAATATGTAGAAAAAGGCGACTACATAGTAGAATTGGAAACAGATAAAGTAAATGTTGAAATCATCTCTGAAGAAAGCGGCATCCTGCAGGAACTCAAGGCAAATGAAGGCGATACAGTTCAGGTAGGGGAAACAATCGCAATCGTTTCTGAAAATGCTGCACCAAGCAGCAAACCAGCTGAAGGTCCAGCAGCTGTAATCGAAACAGAAGCAACAAAGGAAGCACCGCCTGTTAAAGAACAGCCGCAAGTAAAACCAGAAGCAAAAGGCTATCCAATTGCTTCACCATCTGCCAGAAAGCTGGCTAGAGAAAAAGGCATTGATTTGAATCAAGTTTCTTCCATTGATCCTTTAGGAAGATTGCGTGCACATGATGTTATCGAGCATGACCGTAAGAAAGACCAGCCTGTCCAAAAGGCTCCAATTGAAAAAGAAGCACCGCAGCAGGCTAAACAAGCAGCAGACCCAGGAAAACCGACTGAGCGCGTTAGAATGACGCGCAGACGGCAAACAATTGCTTCAAGGCTTGTTGAGGTACAGCAAAATACGGCAATGCTTACAACCTTTAATGAAGTGGATATGACTAATATTATGAACCTTCGCAAAAAACGGAAGGATCAATTCCAAAAAGAAAATGATGTAAAGCTTGGATTTATGTCCTTTTTCACAAAAGCAGTTGTAGCATGCTTAAAGAAATCACCGCTTTTAAATGCTGAAATCCAAGGGGATGAAATTGTCCTTAAGAAGTTTTATGACATTGGTATTGCGGTGTCAACAGATGAAGGGCTAGTTGTACCAGTTCTTCGCGATGCAGATCGCAAAAATTTTGCAGAGATCGAAAGTGATATTTTAACGTTCGCTGATAAAGCACGTAATAATAAACTGTCGTTATCAGACCTGCAAGGAGGCACATTTACAATAACTAATGGCGGTGTGTTTGGTTCGCTACTGTCAACACCTATCTTAAATGGACCTCAAGTCGGGATATTGGGAATGCATAAAATCCAAATGCGCCCTGTTGCGATCGATAATGAAAGAATGGAAAACAGGCCGATGATGTATTTAGCACTTTCTTATGATCACCGTATCATTGACGGCAAAGAAGCAGTAACCTTCCTAGCAAGAGTTAAGCAATTGCTGGAAGATCCAGAATCCTTACTGTTTGAAGCATAA
- a CDS encoding gamma-glutamylcyclotransferase family protein, with amino-acid sequence MKIYLFVYGTLRKQQINHNMMRNYPCIAENMWIYGKLYDAGVGYPFLSLDKGNERVRGEVFEVPAADLHLLDEFEDYTPGDQNSLYIRVEVEVYGQEKPLMAFTYACNKEEMLLEEIEGHDWTAFSRFSQ; translated from the coding sequence ATGAAGATTTATCTATTTGTTTACGGCACTTTAAGGAAGCAGCAAATCAATCACAATATGATGAGAAATTATCCTTGTATTGCTGAAAATATGTGGATTTATGGCAAGCTGTATGATGCAGGGGTAGGCTATCCTTTTTTAAGTTTAGATAAAGGTAACGAAAGGGTGCGTGGTGAAGTATTTGAAGTCCCAGCTGCAGATTTGCATCTATTAGACGAGTTTGAAGATTATACACCAGGAGACCAAAACAGCCTCTATATAAGAGTTGAGGTAGAGGTTTATGGACAAGAAAAACCTTTAATGGCTTTTACATATGCTTGCAATAAAGAGGAAATGCTTTTGGAGGAAATTGAAGGCCATGATTGGACTGCTTTTTCAAGATTCAGCCAATAA
- a CDS encoding nicotinate phosphoribosyltransferase, which produces MSFNFRDDSLMLHTDLYQINMAETYWEDGVSERNAVFEVYFRKLPFNNGYAVFAGLERIIQYIKELHFTSSDIEYLRESGFKEDFLEYLKDFRFTGNLRSVEEGEIVFANEPLLRVEAPLAQAQIIETALLNIVNYQTLIATKASRIKHAIGEGVVMEFGSRRAHELDAALWGTRAAFIGGFSSTSNVRAGKLFGIPVSGTHAHSMIQAYRDEYTAFHKYARRHKDCVFLVDTYDTLRSGVPNAIKVAKELGDAINFVGIRLDSGDLAYLSKAARKMLDEAGFTDTKIVASNDLDEYTIINLKAQGAQIDVWGIGTKLITAFDQPALGGVYKLVSIEDEEGNMQDTIKISGNPEKVTTPGIKRVYRIINSINHKSEGDYICLETEHPEEEERLKMFHPTHTYISKFVTNFHAKDIHKDIFQNGELIYKSPTIFESQKYAEDNLDVLWDEYKRSLNPEEYPVDLSPLCWENKMNHLEKVKSNIKNKE; this is translated from the coding sequence ATGAGTTTTAATTTTCGTGATGACAGCTTAATGCTGCATACAGATTTATATCAAATTAATATGGCAGAAACATACTGGGAGGATGGCGTTTCGGAAAGAAATGCTGTATTTGAGGTGTACTTTCGCAAGCTTCCTTTCAATAATGGATACGCTGTTTTTGCAGGATTAGAAAGAATAATTCAGTACATAAAAGAATTGCATTTCACAAGCAGTGATATTGAATATTTGAGAGAGAGCGGCTTTAAAGAGGACTTTCTGGAGTATTTAAAGGATTTTCGTTTTACCGGGAACTTGCGTTCAGTAGAGGAAGGAGAAATCGTTTTTGCTAATGAACCATTGTTAAGAGTGGAGGCTCCGCTTGCTCAAGCCCAAATAATTGAGACGGCATTGCTAAATATTGTGAATTACCAAACATTGATTGCGACAAAAGCATCTCGCATCAAGCATGCTATCGGTGAGGGAGTCGTAATGGAATTCGGCAGCAGACGCGCCCATGAACTGGATGCGGCACTTTGGGGTACAAGAGCAGCGTTTATCGGCGGATTTAGCTCCACGTCCAATGTTAGAGCAGGCAAGCTGTTTGGCATCCCTGTATCTGGAACGCATGCTCATAGTATGATTCAGGCTTACAGAGATGAATATACGGCATTTCATAAGTATGCACGACGTCATAAAGACTGTGTCTTTTTGGTTGATACGTATGATACTTTGCGTTCAGGAGTTCCCAATGCCATTAAAGTGGCAAAGGAACTTGGTGATGCTATTAATTTTGTCGGCATCAGATTAGACAGCGGCGACCTTGCTTATCTTTCCAAAGCTGCGCGAAAAATGCTTGATGAAGCAGGTTTTACAGATACGAAAATTGTAGCAAGCAATGATTTGGATGAATATACGATTATCAACTTGAAGGCTCAAGGAGCTCAGATTGATGTATGGGGCATTGGCACGAAGCTGATTACTGCTTTTGACCAGCCTGCTTTAGGCGGAGTATACAAGCTTGTTTCAATTGAGGATGAAGAGGGTAATATGCAAGATACAATCAAAATCAGCGGAAACCCAGAAAAGGTGACAACACCTGGCATTAAAAGGGTATACCGCATCATCAACAGCATCAACCATAAATCCGAAGGTGACTATATTTGTTTGGAAACGGAGCATCCAGAAGAAGAGGAGCGCTTAAAGATGTTTCATCCAACACATACTTATATCAGTAAATTTGTTACTAATTTCCATGCGAAGGATATTCATAAGGATATTTTCCAAAATGGAGAGCTTATCTATAAGTCACCGACAATTTTTGAATCACAAAAATATGCGGAGGATAACTTGGATGTGCTGTGGGATGAATACAAGCGTTCACTCAATCCGGAGGAATATCCAGTTGATTTAAGCCCGCTTTGTTGGGAAAACAAGATGAATCATTTAGAAAAAGTAAAAAGCAACATTAAAAATAAGGAATAA
- the crcB gene encoding fluoride efflux transporter CrcB — protein MVNMIGAVAIGGFIGAISRFWLIQYIKSKITTVLPVATLIVNLVGSFLLGLLSGLHVSEMVHLLFAVGFLGAFTTFSTLAVEAVQLWKENNKITFYRYIVLSFGGGLAFVWFGYLTANIG, from the coding sequence ATGGTTAACATGATTGGTGCAGTCGCCATCGGCGGATTTATCGGCGCAATCAGCCGATTTTGGTTAATACAATACATAAAGTCAAAAATCACTACTGTTTTGCCAGTTGCCACTCTGATAGTTAATTTAGTTGGTTCTTTTTTATTAGGATTACTTTCAGGACTGCATGTGAGTGAAATGGTACATTTGTTGTTTGCAGTCGGGTTTTTAGGGGCATTTACGACCTTTTCTACATTGGCTGTTGAGGCAGTTCAGTTGTGGAAGGAAAACAACAAAATAACCTTTTATAGGTATATAGTGCTCTCGTTTGGCGGAGGACTTGCTTTTGTGTGGTTTGGTTATTTAACTGCGAATATTGGGTAA
- the crcB gene encoding fluoride efflux transporter CrcB, producing MIYLYVGIGGIIGSVARFLCSIGQGSFPLHTLCINIAGSFLLGALTKYAAGRVSFPPELATAVGTGILGSFTTLSTFSLDTLNLLQSGKILQAFMYMAASASLGLAAAYIGMKTGSKLAERGQNDG from the coding sequence ATGATTTATTTGTATGTAGGAATAGGCGGCATAATTGGCAGTGTCGCCAGATTTTTATGCAGCATAGGGCAGGGAAGCTTTCCGTTACATACATTATGTATTAATATAGCAGGCTCTTTTCTTCTCGGTGCTTTAACAAAATATGCTGCTGGCCGAGTCAGCTTTCCGCCAGAACTTGCAACAGCGGTCGGCACAGGCATTCTCGGTTCATTCACGACCCTTTCGACCTTCAGTCTCGACACACTGAACCTTTTGCAATCAGGTAAAATACTGCAGGCATTTATGTATATGGCAGCAAGTGCATCTCTCGGCCTAGCAGCTGCCTATATCGGAATGAAGACAGGATCAAAGCTTGCAGAAAGAGGGCAGAACGATGGTTAA
- a CDS encoding secondary thiamine-phosphate synthase enzyme YjbQ, which produces MIHKRLETKEHTMLYEITNDIQQAVTEYGMKEGIVIVYCPHTTAGITINENADPDVVRDMIRRFDEVYPWTVNEDRHMEGNTAAHMKASTVGASELVIVESGRLCLGTWQGIYFCEFDGPRHRSYSLKFMPS; this is translated from the coding sequence ATGATTCACAAAAGATTGGAAACAAAAGAGCACACGATGTTGTATGAAATAACAAATGATATTCAACAAGCAGTCACTGAATATGGAATGAAGGAAGGAATAGTCATTGTGTACTGTCCGCATACGACTGCTGGAATTACCATAAATGAAAATGCAGATCCAGATGTAGTACGTGATATGATTCGTCGTTTTGACGAAGTATATCCTTGGACTGTCAACGAAGACAGGCATATGGAAGGGAATACAGCAGCACATATGAAAGCAAGTACTGTCGGAGCATCTGAGCTTGTTATAGTAGAAAGTGGGCGTTTATGCTTAGGAACATGGCAGGGGATTTATTTTTGTGAATTTGACGGACCAAGACACAGAAGCTATTCACTTAAATTTATGCCGAGCTAA
- a CDS encoding 2-oxoglutarate dehydrogenase E1 component — translation MGKPASGKSSYQPAFYGPNLGVAMELYDKYLENPDSVDEEMRDFFATWGSPIEQEVTERKPAVTSTNQMDIEKVIAAVTLVNKIRAYGHLAADIYPLGDVHRQEELFDLSRYQLTKEDLEKMDASLLCQDAPSTVKNAYEVVNYLKDVYMKKIAFEFYHVNDINEKNWLQKKVESGSLKPACNKELKKKLLKRVVEVEEFENYLHKTFVGQKRFSIEGLDTMVPLLDEIISQSVVNGAKNVHIGMAHRGRLNVLAHVLEKPYEMIFAEFQHAPNKNLVPSEGSIGISFGWTGDVKYHLGLNRQIKKSSTSNVRLTLANNPSHLEFVGSVVEGFTRASQDDRTAPGFPEENHQSAQAILIHGDAAFPGQGIVAETLNLTGLKGYRTGGTIHIIANNTIGFTTESSDSRSTRYASDLAKGFEIPIIHVNADDPESVIQAAKLACEYRAAFNKDFLIDLIGYRRYGHNEMDEPMTTNPLMYKNIKEHPTITASYFRQLQAEGVLSEIEFHGFKNEVVAKLKQAYEKVPTKEEMDEEALPPNSVERDLPLIDTTISAERLKEINHELISFPDNFQIFDKLGKILKRREAAIEDGKIDWGMAETLAFASIIQDGTPIRLSGQDSERGTFAHRNIVLHDSETGRVYSPLHLLSTAQASFAVHNSPLSEGAVLGFEYGYNVFAPETLVLWEAQFGDFANAAQVIFDQFISAGRAKWGQKSGLVMLLPHAYEGQGPEHSSGRMERFLSSAAENNWTVANLTTSAQYFHILRRQAAILNKEEVRPLVIMTPKSLLRNADVASSTTAFSNETFQSVVEDELTGKNPQAVKRIVLSTGKIAIDLHQGIKQLEDSDWVHSVRIEELYPFPANKLKEIIIKYPNLEEIRWVQEEPQNMGAWSFMEPRVKKLLQDSVSFDYIGRRRRSSPAEGDPIVHRKNQAKIINKALTWTE, via the coding sequence ATGGGAAAGCCAGCTAGTGGTAAAAGCTCCTATCAGCCAGCATTTTATGGACCAAATCTCGGGGTCGCAATGGAGCTGTACGACAAATACTTAGAAAATCCTGATTCTGTTGATGAGGAAATGCGAGATTTTTTCGCAACATGGGGTTCACCAATAGAGCAGGAAGTCACAGAACGAAAACCAGCAGTAACCTCAACTAACCAAATGGACATTGAAAAAGTCATTGCAGCAGTCACATTAGTGAATAAAATCAGAGCTTATGGCCATTTAGCTGCAGATATTTACCCTTTGGGAGATGTACATAGGCAAGAGGAATTGTTCGATTTGTCCCGCTATCAGCTAACAAAAGAAGATCTAGAAAAAATGGATGCATCATTGCTTTGTCAAGATGCACCAAGCACAGTTAAAAACGCCTATGAAGTTGTTAATTACTTAAAGGATGTTTACATGAAGAAAATCGCTTTTGAATTTTATCATGTAAACGATATTAACGAAAAAAATTGGCTCCAAAAAAAGGTAGAATCAGGAAGCCTCAAACCTGCTTGCAATAAAGAGCTGAAAAAGAAGCTGTTAAAGCGAGTGGTTGAGGTTGAAGAGTTTGAAAATTACTTACATAAAACTTTTGTCGGCCAAAAGCGTTTCTCGATTGAAGGACTAGATACAATGGTGCCATTGCTTGATGAGATTATTTCCCAGTCTGTTGTTAATGGTGCAAAAAATGTACATATCGGGATGGCGCATAGAGGAAGGCTGAACGTATTGGCGCATGTCCTTGAAAAGCCATATGAGATGATTTTTGCTGAATTTCAGCATGCTCCAAATAAGAATCTTGTTCCATCAGAAGGATCAATCGGAATCAGCTTCGGCTGGACTGGTGATGTGAAATATCATTTAGGCTTGAACAGGCAAATAAAGAAAAGCAGCACGTCAAATGTACGATTGACACTAGCCAATAATCCAAGTCATCTTGAGTTTGTCGGCTCGGTTGTCGAAGGATTTACACGTGCATCTCAAGATGATAGAACGGCACCAGGCTTTCCAGAAGAAAACCATCAATCAGCACAGGCCATTCTCATCCATGGCGATGCAGCATTCCCAGGCCAAGGAATTGTTGCAGAAACACTTAATCTGACTGGGCTGAAAGGCTACCGGACAGGTGGAACAATTCATATCATTGCCAATAATACAATTGGCTTTACGACTGAATCAAGCGATTCTAGATCAACAAGATATGCAAGTGACCTGGCTAAAGGCTTTGAAATACCGATTATACATGTAAATGCAGATGATCCAGAGTCTGTCATCCAGGCTGCTAAGCTAGCTTGTGAATACAGAGCAGCTTTTAACAAGGATTTCTTGATTGATTTAATCGGCTATAGAAGATACGGTCATAATGAAATGGATGAGCCGATGACAACCAATCCATTAATGTATAAGAATATTAAAGAGCATCCTACGATTACAGCAAGCTATTTCCGCCAATTACAAGCAGAAGGAGTATTGTCTGAAATAGAATTCCATGGGTTCAAAAACGAAGTAGTTGCCAAGTTGAAGCAGGCGTATGAAAAGGTGCCAACAAAAGAGGAAATGGACGAAGAAGCACTGCCGCCAAACTCTGTGGAAAGAGATTTGCCATTGATTGATACAACTATTTCAGCTGAAAGACTGAAAGAAATCAATCATGAACTTATTTCGTTCCCAGACAACTTTCAAATTTTCGATAAACTCGGGAAAATTTTAAAACGGCGTGAAGCTGCAATTGAAGATGGCAAAATTGACTGGGGAATGGCAGAAACCTTAGCATTTGCCAGCATAATTCAAGATGGAACGCCAATTCGCTTGTCAGGACAGGATTCAGAACGAGGCACGTTTGCTCACAGAAATATTGTCCTTCATGATAGTGAAACAGGAAGGGTTTATTCACCGCTTCATTTGCTGTCAACTGCCCAAGCATCATTCGCTGTCCATAACAGCCCCCTTTCTGAAGGTGCCGTTCTTGGCTTTGAATACGGATATAATGTGTTTGCACCAGAAACACTCGTTCTGTGGGAGGCACAGTTTGGTGATTTCGCGAATGCTGCACAAGTAATTTTTGACCAATTCATCTCTGCTGGTAGAGCAAAATGGGGTCAAAAATCCGGTTTGGTTATGCTGTTGCCTCATGCATATGAGGGGCAAGGTCCAGAGCATTCCAGCGGCCGAATGGAGCGTTTCTTGTCTTCTGCTGCCGAGAACAACTGGACGGTTGCAAATCTTACGACATCTGCACAATATTTCCATATTCTGCGCAGGCAGGCAGCTATCCTGAATAAGGAAGAAGTCAGACCGTTAGTAATCATGACACCTAAGAGTCTACTGCGAAATGCTGATGTGGCATCTAGCACTACTGCATTTAGCAATGAAACATTTCAATCAGTGGTAGAGGATGAACTTACTGGCAAAAATCCGCAAGCCGTTAAAAGGATTGTTTTATCTACAGGTAAAATAGCGATTGACCTTCATCAAGGAATTAAGCAGCTCGAGGATTCTGATTGGGTGCATAGTGTGCGCATAGAAGAACTTTATCCTTTCCCTGCGAATAAATTGAAGGAAATCATAATAAAATATCCTAATTTAGAAGAAATCAGATGGGTGCAAGAAGAACCGCAAAATATGGGAGCATGGAGCTTTATGGAACCACGTGTGAAAAAGCTGCTCCAAGATTCTGTGTCCTTCGATTATATCGGACGCCGAAGAAGATCGAGTCCTGCAGAAGGGGATCCAATTGTTCACCGCAAAAATCAAGCAAAAATTATTAATAAAGCATTGACATGGACTGAATAG
- the sda gene encoding sporulation histidine kinase inhibitor Sda yields the protein MKIMSNEQLIFSYRDALKAGNEEEWILILKEEMDKRGLKPNIMSE from the coding sequence ATGAAGATTATGAGCAATGAACAGCTGATTTTTTCTTATCGAGATGCATTAAAGGCCGGAAATGAAGAGGAATGGATTCTTATTTTAAAGGAAGAAATGGACAAACGAGGACTTAAGCCAAATATAATGTCTGAATAA
- a CDS encoding DUF6501 family protein: MIHEIWNDKNTVKKVKCIHTDASKYIVNRVLTVGQTYEVKNETEEFYFIVDNSGKVGGFYKDYFQDL, from the coding sequence TTGATACATGAAATTTGGAATGACAAAAACACTGTCAAAAAAGTAAAGTGCATACATACAGATGCAAGCAAGTATATTGTTAATAGAGTATTGACTGTCGGTCAAACATATGAAGTTAAAAATGAAACAGAAGAGTTTTACTTCATTGTTGATAACTCAGGAAAAGTCGGCGGTTTTTATAAGGATTATTTTCAAGATTTATAA
- the yidC gene encoding membrane protein insertase YidC has translation MTKSAKKLLLVFMTILTAVMLSACSTAGNGSGNSGGWFHNTVVEPFASLIHGMAMMFNGNFGLAIILITLIIRLLLMPLMLRQYKKQQQMKEKMEIIKPEMDRIQKKIKATKDQKEQQNLQREMMDLYKTHGVNPLSMGCLPMLIQMPILMGFYYAIRGSQEIASHSFLWFNLGHSDLILTAIAGIVYYLQFRVTQNTMTAEQQKQMKFMGLISPIMIVMVSLNAPAALPLYWTVGGIFLIFQSMLGRKLYPPAKVAESTKEVKQ, from the coding sequence ATGACAAAATCAGCAAAAAAACTTTTATTAGTATTTATGACAATATTAACTGCCGTTATGCTTAGCGCATGTTCAACAGCAGGAAACGGAAGCGGGAACAGCGGTGGCTGGTTCCATAACACGGTCGTAGAGCCTTTCGCTTCTTTAATACATGGAATGGCAATGATGTTTAACGGCAACTTCGGTCTTGCCATCATCTTGATTACCCTTATTATTCGCCTTCTATTGATGCCGCTTATGTTAAGACAATACAAAAAGCAGCAGCAGATGAAAGAAAAGATGGAAATTATCAAGCCGGAAATGGACAGAATCCAAAAGAAAATAAAAGCGACGAAAGACCAGAAAGAACAGCAAAACCTACAACGGGAAATGATGGATCTTTATAAGACACACGGTGTCAATCCATTATCAATGGGCTGTCTGCCTATGCTTATTCAGATGCCGATTCTCATGGGCTTCTATTACGCGATAAGAGGCTCACAGGAAATTGCCAGCCATTCATTCCTATGGTTTAATCTTGGCCATTCAGACCTTATTTTAACAGCTATCGCTGGTATTGTTTATTATTTACAATTCCGTGTTACTCAAAACACGATGACTGCTGAACAACAAAAACAAATGAAATTTATGGGATTAATTTCCCCAATCATGATTGTTATGGTTTCTCTTAATGCTCCAGCTGCCCTGCCGTTATATTGGACAGTCGGCGGAATCTTCCTTATCTTCCAGTCTATGCTTGGAAGAAAGCTGTATCCGCCTGCCAAAGTGGCTGAAAGCACGAAAGAAGTTAAACAATAA